A genomic window from Planctomycetota bacterium includes:
- a CDS encoding DUF1080 domain-containing protein, giving the protein MRSTLLGMVALSLTLWLGATTVARAQTDEQGFVAIFNGKDLAGWDGDPRLWSVKDGAIRGETTTEKPANGNTFCVWRGGKLKDFVLKIKFRIQNGNSGIQYRSKETDKWRITGYQADFFNSPGQDGGLHHEGGRGWLVNVGDFMVITEKGEKKVVSKVADSGALKEAGYYKDKDWNEYIIIAQGNYLRHYLNGYPTIALIDEDRVTDPADPKDRKGAAREGILALQIHAGPPMIVEFKDISIKHLAGPFGNAVRLFNGENLDGWTPSSDALKDTFGVSGGVITDTGNPAGYLRTTQDFTNYALHLQMRHVTAGNSGVLVRIVGPDKVWPKCIECQGQSGAMGDIWNIDNFPMKVATDRTSGRHTTKMHESNERPTGQWNDYDITLDGGNLEIQVNNLTQNTAAECEEVPGKIGLQAEGSQKEFRNIVLVPIEK; this is encoded by the coding sequence ATGCGATCGACACTGCTTGGGATGGTGGCCCTCTCGCTGACCCTCTGGCTCGGGGCGACGACCGTCGCGCGGGCACAGACGGACGAGCAGGGTTTCGTCGCAATCTTCAACGGCAAGGACCTCGCGGGCTGGGACGGCGACCCGCGCCTCTGGTCCGTCAAGGACGGCGCCATCCGCGGCGAGACCACCACGGAGAAACCCGCCAATGGCAACACCTTCTGCGTCTGGCGCGGCGGCAAACTCAAGGACTTCGTCCTCAAGATCAAGTTCCGCATCCAGAACGGCAACTCCGGCATCCAGTACCGCAGCAAGGAAACGGACAAGTGGCGCATCACCGGCTACCAAGCCGACTTCTTCAACAGCCCCGGCCAGGACGGGGGCCTCCACCACGAGGGGGGGCGCGGGTGGCTGGTCAACGTGGGCGACTTCATGGTCATCACCGAAAAGGGCGAGAAGAAGGTCGTCAGCAAGGTCGCCGACTCTGGCGCCCTCAAGGAGGCCGGATACTACAAGGACAAGGACTGGAACGAGTACATCATCATCGCCCAGGGCAACTACCTCCGCCACTACCTCAACGGGTACCCCACGATAGCCCTCATCGACGAGGACCGCGTCACCGACCCGGCGGACCCGAAGGACCGCAAGGGCGCCGCCCGCGAAGGAATCCTCGCACTCCAAATCCACGCCGGGCCTCCCATGATCGTCGAGTTCAAGGACATAAGCATCAAGCACCTTGCGGGGCCGTTCGGCAACGCCGTCCGACTCTTCAACGGCGAGAACCTCGACGGTTGGACGCCCTCCAGCGACGCCCTCAAGGACACCTTCGGCGTCTCGGGCGGCGTCATCACCGACACCGGCAATCCCGCCGGCTACCTCCGCACCACCCAGGACTTCACGAATTACGCGCTCCACCTTCAGATGCGGCACGTGACGGCCGGCAACTCGGGCGTCCTCGTGCGCATCGTCGGACCCGACAAGGTCTGGCCAAAGTGCATCGAGTGCCAGGGTCAGTCCGGCGCCATGGGCGACATCTGGAACATCGACAACTTCCCCATGAAGGTCGCCACCGACCGCACCAGCGGACGCCACACCACCAAAATGCACGAGTCCAACGAGCGGCCGACGGGCCAGTGGAACGATTACGACATCACCCTCGACGGCGGCAACCTGGAGATCCAAGTGAACAACCTCACCCAGAACACCGCCGCCGAGTGCGAGGAGGTTCCCGGAAAAATCGGTCTCCAGGCCGAGGGCTCCCAAAAAGAGTTCCGCAACATCGTCCTCGTGCCGATTGAGAAATAG
- a CDS encoding transposase, protein MTENFPFPLAYLITFTCYGTWLHGDARGSADRVHRIPGTPYLPPDPVRQAKAVGVMQGDPYALNPAKRCCVLRFLHETCAARGWRLLAAHVRETHVHVVVAAAETPERVMTSLKAYASRGLNEAGFDAPGRKRWTRHGSTRYLWHETAVEQAVAYVVNQQGEAMAVYDARGV, encoded by the coding sequence ATGACGGAAAACTTCCCGTTCCCCCTCGCCTACCTTATCACGTTTACCTGTTACGGCACGTGGCTTCATGGCGATGCCCGCGGCTCCGCCGACCGAGTCCACCGGATTCCGGGCACACCGTATCTTCCGCCAGACCCGGTCCGGCAGGCGAAGGCTGTCGGCGTGATGCAGGGCGATCCCTACGCGCTCAATCCGGCAAAGCGATGCTGTGTGTTGCGATTCCTTCACGAAACCTGTGCGGCGCGTGGCTGGCGTCTGTTGGCCGCCCATGTGAGAGAGACACATGTCCATGTAGTTGTTGCGGCGGCCGAGACGCCGGAGCGAGTCATGACGTCGCTGAAGGCCTACGCCAGCCGAGGATTGAATGAGGCCGGTTTCGATGCCCCTGGTCGGAAGCGTTGGACCCGTCACGGCAGTACCCGATACCTCTGGCATGAGACAGCGGTTGAACAAGCGGTCGCCTATGTGGTGAACCAACAGGGGGAAGCCATGGCGGTCTATGATGCACGCGGCGTATGA
- a CDS encoding glycoside hydrolase family 32 protein, whose protein sequence is IYTSAGEPFTQSIAYSCDRGRTWAKYEKNPVLGHIVGGNRDPKVLWHAPTKKWVMALYLDKNDYALFGSPNLKEWTRLCDVPMPGSGECPDFFELAVDGDPRNSKWVFWGANGNYMLGAFDGKTFTKEAGPLQSNWGGNCYAAQTWSDIPPSDGRRLQIAWMRGGKYPGMPFNQQMSFPTELALRTTPEGVRLTKKPVREIENIHAKKHSWAARALAPGGENLLSGLEGELFDIRAEIELGQATAVGFTLRGQKVRYDAAAKEVTALGKKAPLAPIDGRIRLQILLDRTSIEVFGNDGLIAMPTCFLPDLANRTLAVYAEGGEARIVSLEVYELRSAWE, encoded by the coding sequence GCATCTACACCTCGGCGGGCGAGCCTTTCACCCAGAGCATCGCTTACTCCTGCGACCGCGGCCGCACGTGGGCCAAGTATGAGAAGAACCCCGTGCTCGGCCACATCGTGGGCGGGAACCGCGACCCGAAGGTCCTCTGGCACGCGCCCACGAAGAAGTGGGTCATGGCCCTGTACCTCGACAAGAACGACTACGCCCTGTTCGGGTCGCCGAACCTGAAGGAGTGGACGCGATTGTGCGACGTGCCGATGCCGGGCTCAGGCGAGTGTCCCGACTTCTTCGAACTTGCGGTCGACGGCGACCCCAGGAACTCGAAGTGGGTCTTCTGGGGCGCCAACGGCAACTACATGCTCGGCGCGTTCGACGGCAAGACCTTCACGAAGGAAGCCGGGCCGCTCCAGTCCAACTGGGGCGGCAACTGCTACGCCGCCCAGACCTGGAGCGACATTCCGCCGTCCGACGGTCGGCGCCTCCAGATCGCCTGGATGCGCGGCGGCAAGTACCCCGGCATGCCGTTCAACCAGCAGATGAGTTTCCCCACGGAACTGGCGCTGCGCACGACGCCGGAGGGCGTCCGCCTCACCAAGAAGCCCGTCCGGGAGATCGAGAACATCCACGCGAAGAAGCATTCCTGGGCGGCCCGAGCGCTCGCGCCCGGCGGCGAAAACCTGCTCTCGGGCCTCGAGGGCGAACTGTTCGACATCCGCGCCGAGATCGAACTCGGCCAGGCGACGGCGGTCGGCTTCACGCTGCGCGGCCAGAAGGTGCGGTACGACGCGGCCGCCAAGGAAGTCACGGCTTTAGGCAAGAAGGCGCCGCTTGCGCCGATCGACGGCAGAATCCGCCTCCAGATCCTCCTGGACCGGACCAGCATCGAGGTTTTCGGGAACGACGGACTCATAGCGATGCCGACGTGCTTTCTGCCGGACCTTGCGAACCGCACGTTGGCCGTCTACGCCGAGGGCGGCGAGGCCCGGATCGTCTCGCTCGAGGTGTACGAACTGCGGTCCGCGTGGGAATGA